Proteins from one Syngnathoides biaculeatus isolate LvHL_M chromosome 8, ASM1980259v1, whole genome shotgun sequence genomic window:
- the acad8 gene encoding isobutyryl-CoA dehydrogenase, mitochondrial — MAACSLVRVSWLTANVCRSRRLYAGRSGLRRGIASCIDPSHGLTDEQKEFQKVAFDFAANEMAPHMAEWDLKEVFPVETMRKAAQLGFGGIYVQPDVGGSGLSRLDTSVIFEALSTGCVSTTAYISIHNMCAWMIDTFGSEEQRQRFCPQLCSMEKFASYCLTEPGSGSDAASLLTSAQRQGDHYILNGSKAFISGGGDTDVYVVMCRTGAKGPKGISCLVVEKGTPGLSFGKKEQKVGWNSQPTRAVIFEDCAVPATNLLGEEGQGFTIAMKGLNGGRINIASCSLGAAHASLQLARDHLLVRKQFGETLSNNQFLQFKLAEMATNLVASRLLVRQAAVALQEARSDAVSLCSMAKLFATDHCFNICNQALQMHGGYGYLKDYAVQQFVRDIRVHQILEGTNEVMRMIISRSLLTES, encoded by the exons ATGGCGGCTTGCTCGCTCGTGAGAGTCTCTTGGTTGACTGCGAATGTCTGCAGAAGCCGCCGCTTATACGCCGGGAGAAGCGGACTGAGACGAGGGATAGCTTCGTGTATCGACC CTTCTCACGGCCTCACAGACGAACAGAAGGAGTTCCAGAAAGTGGCATTTGACTTCGCGGCCAATGAAATGGCTCCGCACATGGCAGAGTGGGACCTGAAG GAAGTGTTCCCGGTGGAGACCATGCGCAAGGCGGCTCAGCTCGGCTTCGGAGGAATCTACGTACAGCCCGACGTCGGGGGCTCGGGTCTGTCTCGCCTGGACACGTCAGTCATCTTCGAGGCCTTGTCCACCGGATGCGTCAGCACTACCGCCTACATCAGTATCCACAA CATGTGCGCCTGGATGATTGACACCTTCGGCAGCGAGGAGCAGAGGCAAAGGTTCTGTCCTCAACTTTGTTCCATGGAGAAGTTTGCCTCCTACTGCCTCACTGAACCTG GCAGCGGCAGCGATGCTGCGTCACTTCTGACGAGTGCGCAGCGCCAAGGCGACCATTATATCTTGAATGGTTCCAAG GCGTTCATCAGCGGAGGAGGAGACACGGATGTTTACGTGGTTATGTGTCGGACAGGAGCCAAAGGTCCTAAAGGCATCTCGTGTCTAGTGGTGGAAAAGGGAACACCGGGCCTCAGTTTTGGAAAAAAGGAGCAAAAG GTGGGGTGGAACTCGCAGCCCACCAGAGCGGTCATATTTGAGGACTGCGCTGTTCCCGCAACGAACCTACTGGGAGAGGAAGGTCAAGGGTTCACCATCGCCATGAAAGGACTCAATGGAGGCAGGATCAATATTG CTTCGTGTTCCCTGGGCGCCGCCCACGCCTCCCTCCAACTGGCTCGGGACCACCTGTTGGTGCGTAAGCAGTTTGGGGAGACGCTCTCCAACAATCAG ttCCTTCAGTTCAAACTGGCAGAAATGGCCACCAATTTGGTGGCAAGTCGACTTTTGGTCCGCCAGGCGGCGGTGGCCCTTCAGGAGGCGCGATCGGACGCCGTGTCGCTGTGCTCCATGGCCAAGCTTTTTGCCACTGACCACTGCTTCAAC ATCTGCAACCAAGCTCTCCAGATGCACGGCGGCTACGGCTACCTGAAGGACTACGCCGTGCAGCAGTTTGTGCGCGATATCCGCGTGCATCAGATCTTGGAAG GAACCAACGAGGTGATGAGGATGATCATCTCGCGCAGTCTTCTGACGGAGTCTTGA